A stretch of DNA from Megalops cyprinoides isolate fMegCyp1 chromosome 17, fMegCyp1.pri, whole genome shotgun sequence:
tcttttccgCTATTCATCACGTACACCCATACTTAAATCCACAGATGCGTGTCTAGTAATTTTCTAATTTATGCAGTGTGAAAATAGCTATATTCTATCGAACTAAGGAACAATTCagtgtttcaggaaaaaatatcTCCTCTTTAACCGTGAGACTTcgttttattcacatttttgcTTGACTTACAATCTctaaaacaatattaatattatggCTCTTACTACCCTAGTTACCTTTCTATATGTTCGTGATACGTTTCGTTAAATTCAAGACACTTGAATCGACTTGCTACTGCGGTTGGAGGCGGGCTTATTTGGACCCGCCTAAACTGTGGTTCGGGGTTTCAATCAGGTCGTCTTTTCGTGGATATATTAACACAGTGCAGAAGGTGAAGTATACTTCTTTCTGTGATACCTTACGAAAAGAAGACTTTTAGAGAATGTCTGGACGAGGCAAAGGTGGTAAAGGGCTTGGAAAAGGAGGCGCAAAGCGTCATCGTAAAGTTCTCCGCGATAACATTCAGGGAATCACCAAGCCGGCTATTAGGCGTCTGGCTCGTCGTGGCGGTGTGAAGCGTATTTCTGGTCTCATTTACGAGGAGACTCGTGGTGTGCTGAAGGTGTTTCTGGAGAACGTCATCCGCGATGCTGTTACTTACACTGAGCACGCCAAGAGGAAGACCGTCACCGCCATGGATGTTGTCTATGCTCTGAAGCGTCAGGGCCGCACTCTGTACGGCTTTGGCGGTTAAATCTACAAAACCCGAATCTAATAaaacccaaaggctcttttaagagccgCCCACTTTACGATAAGCGCAACCTTTCATTTTGTATCTATCAAATGTGAACCTGATCGTAAGGAGGCCCAAAGCTACTTGCCTATTCTACGAAGTATTCGCTGACTGGGTGAACGGATTTAGTAAGGGAGGTGTCTCCTCCGTGTTCAAGCtagctttgttttaatgtttaaaaatccTTCGCAAAACTAAATCTTTGTTCTAATAACGCTATTAACAAAAGATGTACATTATTTGGGGTTACCATTTAAATAGTCATATGGACATTATCTATTTGTTGATGTTGTGGTGCTGACTGACACCCAACACTAAGAATGAATACCGATTGTTGACCAGTGGCACTGCTGGTGCTGTTTCTCTATGCAGCTACTTCCTCACAGAAATCCCTGCCCACTCCATCTCTACTGGGCAGCCTGACCCAGCTCCTCCATGGTGATTAGTGCATCTGTGCTAGCCTCCTCAATTACTTTAACAGGCTCTAAAATAAACCTTCATTTTCTTTATATCTGTGTcagtttttctgttcttttatctTTCTTGATTTTTTAGATATGTGCATCTCCTCGtgtaaataaaattcatttgggggaaacacaatacacaaaataatttcaagacAGCTGACTGAGCTCAAATGGCCATTTccagatttttttgtctgaggCTGGATAGTATCCACGCTTTTCAAGTTGGTTCTGATTAGTTGAGTTGCAACAACCGCCACCAGCTCTGATTGTTACAATACCGATAGAACGTAGCGTTGTTTCACAGTGTTATTGTACATTTCAAATACGCTACACGTCACTCATTTCAATGTATGAGGTTGGAGAACTCTTGGCATTCCCACTAGAGATCACAAGTCTACGTAATGTTTTACATTGCTGCTCATTAGGAAGTTAATACTGGCATCAAGTATGTTGTCATGAAACGTCATAGAAATCGCAGTTGCAATCGCGTTGATTTCGCAAGACATGAACCAAACCACGGGCATCAGCTgatttgaaacagaaaatgatctGAAAAGATTTGCCTTTTTAGAATTAGTggggtggctcttaaaagagccttttgGAGTTTCGTTCAGACCGAATGCTTCTACATCTTAAGCGCGCTCTCCGCGAATGCGGCGGGCCAGCTGGATGTCTTTGGGCATGATGGTCACCCTCTTGGCGTGGATGGCGCACAGGTTGGTGTCCTCGAACAGACCAACCAGATAAGCCTCGCTGGCTTCCTGCAGAGCCATGACTGCGGAACTCTGGAAACGCAGATCGGTCTTGAAGTCCTGGGCGATTTCCCTCACCAGGCGCTGGAAGGGCAGTTTGCGGATCAGCAGCTCAGTTGACTTCTGATAGCGGCGGATTTCTCTCAGAGCGACAGTACCAGGCCTGTAACGGTGAGGTTTCTTTACACCGCCTGTTGCAGGCGCGCTCTTACGAGCGGCCTTCGTGGCAAGTTGCTTCCTGGGGGCCTTGCCACCAGTAGACTTACGAGCGGTCTGCTTGGTTCTAGCCATTGTGATATAGTAGCTCTTTCAAAACAGAAGAATGTCTTGACTCTGGTTAACGGAGCCTTATAAAGCGTAGCAGCCAGCATTTGATTGGATGAAGTTTTAAGGAGCCCGCCCCTGTGACACCTTTCCCAGTGGCCATTGGGTCGCTTCTTCAACTTCTCGGCGCCTAAGATTCAAACACATCTCCCGCCCGATTTTCATTCTAATGGTTCGCGGGCAAATCCTTctaaagcaaaaacaatattCTCTTTGTGAAGATTCAAGACCGTATGAACATCTCACAACATAGGTTCTATAGTGAGAAGTCAATGTCATCATATTGCAATCCATTATGcaatttatcattttgaaagctaaaaaaaactgttgtacTCCTTAACGATACGCTTTATCTCACGCTCGCTGTGCAATAGCTGTCTGAAAAAAATTGTTGTACggacccacagcctgcactcctgtacactataacttattgtgcagtagctgttcatatttattttatacctCATTCATACCATTCCTATGCCATTCTTTGCACGTGCCCTGCACTACTCTTGTTTGTTGTCACTTTGTAAATCATTGTTTGAACGCTCAAGAGACACTGGAACCTGAGTCAAATTCCTTGATTGTGTAAAATCATAATTGGCCAATAAAGACCGATTCTGATTCTATTGTATACAAACTCTGGGGATTGTAGTAGCATATTTTGTGTAGTTTACAGCTTTTTAATGTTGATGCGTTGGTTACAATGTTGTCATATACCGTAAGGGGAAAGAGGCACGATGTGGATACCTCATACTTAAGTTTTGTGCTTTCTGAGAAAAGTgagtggctcttaaaagagcctttgtgTTCGTAATCGCCCAAAAGCCTGTGATGCTTACTTGGCTTTAACGGCTTTCTCAGTCTTCTTGGGTagcagcacagcctggatgTTAGGCAGAACTCCGCCCTGTGCGATAGTGACACCACCAAGGAGTTTGTTCAACTCCTCGTCGTTACGCACCGCAAGCTGCAGGTGACGGGGAATGATGCGGGTTTTCTTGTTGTCCCGAGCAGCATTTCCAGCCAACTCGAGGATCTCAGCGGTGAGATACTCGAGCACGGCAGCCAGGTACACTGGAGCTCCGGCACCAACGCGCTCGGCATAGTTTCCTTTACGTAGTAGTCTGTGAACACGACCAACCGGGAACTGGAGTCCAGCTCTGGACGAACGAGTTTTAGCCTTAGCTTTGGCTTTACCACTGGTCTTCCCTCTTCCACTCATTTTAGTTTTGCTCAGGTTCTCAGTGTAAGTCTCACACAATGACGAAACTTGAGAGAGTACGTTCTTTATAATAACATGCCGCAGTGTATTGGTTGCGACTTCGATGAGACTTTATCCAATCAAACTCAGGAACATGTTTGCGTCATCCTTTTCAGCTTCCTCAGATCGAATCACCAGCGTCAAGCCAGCAACAATAAAGACTACTTCCGAGTAcgtcaaaataaaagtacttACTTCAACGTGAAATAGAATACATTCTTCGCTTCAAATAATACTTTTGACTTGAACTGAGCTATAACAACATCAACAATGCCTGCAATATACAACTATAAATTTGAGACAatgaactttttaaaactttttacATGGATTATTGGGTAAAATACACTATTGTGTGCACGGTAGGCTACATCTAGTGTGggctgcagagaaaaaaagatgtgtaTTAATGAAAGGGCGTTCCAGTGTAACTAGAGCATTCCCCTCTAACCGAAACAAATGAGTATGATCTGAAAACGTTTTCTTACCAAGAGTAGCTGTATTGGCAAAACTGTGGACATACATTGTGGCATATACATATTTGGGTATAAAGGGAATGTGCGTTTATGAAAGAGGGCCCAATATAGTCAGAGGAATCCCCTCTAAACAAAGTAGCTTGAAATACCACCAACACTTCTCCAGACGATCGCTTTCGGTTAGAACTCACATCCGTCTACTGTCGCCGGTCTCTCAACAAAGTATTTAGTCCAccaattcaaaaagaaaaattggGTCACGGTCAGCTGGGACGAGGTGTGCGTAGTTTCTGATGCGTATATCTCTTGAAGCTGGAGATAGACAGTAGCGAACGTTGGATGAATGCATTACACCTTGAGAAACCGTAGCCTACGTTCATTCCAACAGCCTGGTGGCTGATAAATATCCTAAAGACGTTCCACGAAATCTATTAAATTTAACTTGCTCTCATCGTGAGCGCAGCCACAACACACTCCCAAGTTTAATGATGAGTGATTAGCAAGAATCTGAAGCAGTTCATGAACTAAAATGTGCCTTTTCAATGTTTTTGCGGAACGTTAAAATGTCGGCATCAAGTATATGCATAGAAAACCACTCCAGCCTATTTGGTTTAAAGTTTTCTCACATTACTTTTCGGGTAGATAACTGCaataaaacagagggaaaatacTGAAGTTCGAGTTCAGTAAGTGAAATTGTTCATTTACAGCCTCTGGAAGAATTTTACTATGACATCTCTGTACTGTTGTACTCCACACAGAGACTGGCTGAAGAAGGCTTTAAAGTTTTGTGGTTTATGTTAGGGATCAGCTGGTTAGTAGTTCAGACTCTAGACCAATTGGCTAGCTAACCAGTTGTTCAGActccactgattctcaatcctgctcctggggccccctgctccgcacgttttctATCTTTCCCTGCTCTTCCTACCTGGCTGAactcagtggcacttttgattagccgagtacacctgatttaatcaagagcaagaACACCAATTTCAATCAgatgtgtttggagcaaggacagatagaagatatgcaggacaggggggctccaggagtaaTTCTACCGCCGACTCCAAATGGTTGTGGGACACTGATGACAACCCCCAGCGCTATTTGGAACGACACCGTGACAAGTAGGCTACAGAGAGAACAGGTTATGGTCATCGTGACATTGCATTGAGATCATTTACGCCCCTTCCTGTTTATGCCTTCCTCGATCCTCGAGTTGACCGGCTTAAATCCCATGTCATCGCTGCCTGTGTTCCTTTAAGACCA
This window harbors:
- the LOC118792676 gene encoding histone H2A-like, with protein sequence MSGRGKTSGKAKAKAKTRSSRAGLQFPVGRVHRLLRKGNYAERVGAGAPVYLAAVLEYLTAEILELAGNAARDNKKTRIIPRHLQLAVRNDEELNKLLGGVTIAQGGVLPNIQAVLLPKKTEKAVKAK
- the LOC118792677 gene encoding histone H4, with translation MSGRGKGGKGLGKGGAKRHRKVLRDNIQGITKPAIRRLARRGGVKRISGLIYEETRGVLKVFLENVIRDAVTYTEHAKRKTVTAMDVVYALKRQGRTLYGFGG